GCGGGGCGCACTGTCGACGTCACGCCCAAACCCGGATGCGTCAGCGACTTTCGCGTCGAGGCGAACGAGAAACCCGGCGCCGTTGCTGACGGACGCATGGTGCTCGTCAACCAAGGACTCGTCGAATTTTCGCCCGATGACGAAGAACTTGCAGCGGCGATCGCGCACGAGCTGGCGCACAATATCCTACGCCACCGCGCGCGGCTCGACGCGGCGGGGGTCGATCGCGGGCTGGCGAAGCAGTTCGGCCGCAATGCGCGCATATTCAAGCAGACCGAGATCGAGGCCGACCGCCTGTCGGTGTGGCTGCTCGCCGGGGCGGGCTACGACCCTGCCGCAGCGGCACGTTTCTGGTCGCGTTTCGGCCAGCGAAAGGGCCGACCACTGTTCCAGGCGAGCACCCATCCCTCGTGGCGCGACCGCGTCGCCGCGCTCGAAGCCGAAGCCGCAGCCATCGCCGCAGCGCGGATGTTCGGCCAGCCGCTGCACCCACCGTTGATCGACGCGCCGCCGCCCTTGGAATAGGGCGAGCCACACCCTATTTGGGGGATATTCCCGTCTCCCCGATAAGGATCGCCATCATGACCCGTGAAACCGCCATTTTCGCCGGAGGCTGCTTTTGGTGCACCGAAGCCGTGTTCCAGTCGCTCGAAGGCGTCGACGGCGTCGAGAGCGGCTATATCGGAGGCCATGTCGCGCACCCGACCTACAAGCAGGTGTGCGGCGGCGACACCGGTCACGCCGAGGCGATCCGCATCACCTTCGACCCCTCGGTGATTTCTTATGCCGACCTGCTCGACGTCTTTTTCGCGACGCACGATCCGACGCAGCT
This DNA window, taken from Sphingopyxis sp. PAMC25046, encodes the following:
- a CDS encoding M48 family metallopeptidase gives rise to the protein MPRRARRILTALMLSIAAPAMAASAEPSPYAALAAAEARVAAIGFRLTTENAAWCPVRQPQFGWIWGDPRLYDTDRRDEALAVYGAHDRAHAFIAALASAAPAASAGLGVGTPVTGVGEAPVPDGGGNHPFARITAIETYLAALPADADLALHTGAGRTVDVTPKPGCVSDFRVEANEKPGAVADGRMVLVNQGLVEFSPDDEELAAAIAHELAHNILRHRARLDAAGVDRGLAKQFGRNARIFKQTEIEADRLSVWLLAGAGYDPAAAARFWSRFGQRKGRPLFQASTHPSWRDRVAALEAEAAAIAAARMFGQPLHPPLIDAPPPLE